In Sphingomonas psychrotolerans, the following proteins share a genomic window:
- a CDS encoding CaiB/BaiF CoA transferase family protein, producing MKPLDGLRVVELARILAGPWCGQLLADLGAEVIKIERPGEGDDTRHWGPPFMHGPDGANLDAAYFHATNRGKTNRGIDIATPEGQAEVRALIAGADVVIENYKVDGLVKYGLDPASLRAADPRLVICSITGFGQDGPYAHRAGYDFIIQGMSGIMSLTGEPDGAPQKAGVAYADIFTGVYSAVAILAALRRRDVTGEGAHIDMALLDTQVGVLANQALNWMANPGKVPHRMGNGHANLVPYQAFETKDGALIVAVGNDSQFRKLCAVLDLPFAGDSRFATNPARVTNRAALIPLIEAAILTWAKADLYEALEATGVPAGPINTVDEVFADPQVIARGMRIEREGMPGLASPIVIDGERMVSDRPSPKRPTAV from the coding sequence GTGAAGCCGCTCGACGGGCTGCGGGTCGTCGAGCTGGCACGGATCCTCGCCGGCCCGTGGTGCGGACAATTGCTCGCCGATCTCGGTGCCGAGGTGATCAAGATCGAGCGGCCTGGCGAAGGCGACGATACGCGGCATTGGGGGCCACCGTTTATGCACGGCCCGGATGGCGCGAATCTCGACGCCGCCTATTTCCACGCAACCAACCGCGGCAAGACCAACCGCGGAATCGACATCGCTACACCCGAGGGACAGGCCGAGGTGCGCGCGCTGATCGCCGGAGCGGACGTCGTGATCGAGAATTACAAGGTCGACGGTCTGGTCAAATACGGGCTCGATCCGGCCAGCCTGCGCGCCGCCGATCCGCGGCTGGTAATCTGCTCGATCACCGGGTTTGGGCAAGACGGCCCCTATGCCCACCGCGCCGGCTACGACTTCATCATCCAGGGCATGAGCGGGATCATGTCGCTGACCGGAGAGCCGGACGGCGCGCCGCAAAAGGCCGGCGTTGCGTATGCCGACATCTTCACCGGGGTCTATTCGGCAGTGGCGATCCTCGCCGCACTGCGACGCCGTGACGTCACCGGAGAGGGTGCGCATATCGACATGGCGCTGCTCGACACCCAGGTGGGGGTGCTCGCCAATCAGGCGCTCAACTGGATGGCCAATCCGGGCAAGGTGCCGCACCGGATGGGCAACGGCCACGCCAATCTGGTGCCGTACCAGGCGTTCGAGACGAAGGACGGCGCGCTGATCGTCGCGGTGGGCAATGATTCGCAGTTCCGCAAATTGTGCGCAGTGCTCGACCTCCCATTCGCGGGCGATTCGCGTTTCGCGACCAACCCCGCGCGAGTGACCAATCGCGCGGCGCTGATCCCGCTGATCGAGGCCGCCATCCTGACCTGGGCCAAGGCAGACCTTTACGAAGCACTCGAGGCTACAGGCGTGCCTGCCGGCCCGATCAACACGGTCGACGAAGTGTTCGCCGACCCACAGGTGATCGCGCGCGGCATGCGGATCGAGCGCGAGGGCATGCCGGGGCTGGCGAGCCCGATCGTGATCGACGGCGAACGCATGGTCTCGGACCGGCCGAGCCCGAAGCGGCCCACTGCCGTTTGA
- a CDS encoding DUF72 domain-containing protein: MASAPIRIGIGGWTFEPWRGTFYPAGLTQKKELEFASRQLSAIEVNGTYYSTFKPATFEGWARTVPEGFVFTVKGSRFCTNRKVLAEAGESVQRFVSQGLVELGDKLGPIFWQFMATKKFDAEDFRAFLALLPREEAGVKLRHAIQVRHESFHVPEFVTMCREAGVALVYADSPQYPALADITGDFVYARLEAGEDENPLCYPEADFPRWTEAAKIWADGGRPDGLPYVTEEVPSATPRETFIFFIHGGKVRAPAAAQELIRRLG, from the coding sequence ATGGCAAGCGCACCCATAAGAATCGGCATTGGCGGCTGGACCTTCGAGCCTTGGCGCGGGACCTTCTATCCCGCAGGGCTCACCCAGAAGAAGGAACTCGAATTCGCCTCGCGCCAGCTGAGCGCGATCGAAGTCAACGGCACCTATTATTCGACCTTCAAGCCAGCGACCTTCGAAGGCTGGGCGAGGACGGTGCCCGAGGGATTCGTCTTCACGGTGAAGGGCTCGCGCTTCTGCACCAATCGGAAAGTGCTCGCCGAGGCGGGGGAATCGGTCCAGCGCTTCGTGAGCCAAGGGCTGGTCGAGCTTGGCGACAAGCTGGGTCCGATCTTCTGGCAGTTCATGGCGACCAAGAAGTTCGACGCCGAGGATTTCCGCGCCTTCCTCGCGCTGCTCCCGCGCGAGGAAGCGGGCGTGAAGCTGCGCCACGCGATCCAGGTGCGCCACGAGAGCTTCCACGTGCCGGAGTTCGTAACGATGTGCCGCGAGGCGGGGGTCGCGCTGGTCTATGCCGATTCGCCGCAATATCCTGCGCTCGCCGACATTACCGGGGACTTCGTCTACGCCCGGCTCGAGGCGGGCGAGGACGAAAATCCGCTCTGCTATCCCGAAGCCGATTTCCCACGCTGGACCGAGGCGGCGAAGATCTGGGCCGACGGCGGACGCCCGGACGGCCTCCCTTACGTCACCGAGGAGGTGCCGTCGGCAACCCCGCGTGAGACCTTCATCTTCTTCATCCATGGCGGCAAGGTCCGCGCCCCGGCGGCGGCGCAGGAACTGATCCGGCGACTGGGCTGA
- a CDS encoding GNAT family N-acetyltransferase, which produces MAPDRQPTLTGERVTLRPSTPDDWDALFAVAADPLIWEVHPAHDRWQEPVFRAYFDAGIASGGALTIVDRATGEVIGSSRFDNWKPEVDEIEIGWTYLKRDYWGGSYNREIKRLMLDHIHTQVGTVVFTVGEGNIRSRKAMEKIGGVLRPGTELRLMAGEMKPHVVYEIRRP; this is translated from the coding sequence ATGGCGCCCGATCGCCAGCCGACCCTGACCGGCGAGCGCGTGACACTGCGGCCGAGCACGCCGGACGATTGGGACGCGCTGTTCGCCGTCGCCGCCGATCCGCTGATCTGGGAAGTCCATCCCGCGCACGATCGCTGGCAGGAGCCGGTGTTCCGCGCCTATTTCGACGCCGGCATTGCGAGCGGCGGGGCGCTGACGATCGTCGACCGCGCCACCGGCGAAGTGATCGGATCGTCGCGCTTCGACAATTGGAAGCCCGAGGTGGACGAGATCGAGATCGGCTGGACGTACCTGAAGCGGGATTATTGGGGCGGCAGCTACAATCGCGAGATCAAGCGGCTGATGCTCGATCATATCCACACGCAAGTCGGGACCGTGGTGTTCACCGTGGGCGAAGGCAATATCCGTTCGCGCAAGGCGATGGAAAAGATCGGCGGCGTGTTGCGGCCCGGCACCGAGCTGCGGCTGATGGCGGGCGAGATGAAGCCCCATGTGGTCTACGAGATTCGCAGGCCGTGA
- a CDS encoding acyl-CoA dehydrogenase, with protein MAEMGRFDWQDPFALDAQLTDEERMVQGAARDYAQGELLPRVTSAFLDERFDREIMAEMGALGLLGPTIPESYGGAGLGYVAYGLVAREVERVDSGYRSAMSVQSSLVMHPIYAYGTEAQKRKYLPRLATGEWVGCFGLTEPDAGSDPGGMRTRAEKVDGGYRLTGTKMWITNSPIADVMVVWAKSDAHGGGIKGFVLERGMKGLSTPKIEGKLSLRASVTGEIVMDGVEVSEDALLPEVQGLKGPFGCLNRARYGIAWGTMGAAEACMHAARQYTLDRAQFGKPLAATQLVQLKLANMQTEIALGLQAALRAGRMFDEGTLSPEAISIIKRNNCGKALDIARVARDMHGGNGISAEFHVMRHAINLETVNTYEGTHDVHGLILGRAITGIAAF; from the coding sequence ATGGCAGAGATGGGCCGGTTCGACTGGCAGGATCCGTTCGCGCTCGATGCGCAGCTGACCGACGAGGAGCGGATGGTGCAGGGCGCCGCGCGCGATTATGCGCAGGGCGAGCTGCTGCCGCGGGTGACCAGCGCCTTCCTCGACGAGCGCTTCGACCGCGAGATCATGGCCGAGATGGGCGCGCTCGGGCTGCTCGGCCCGACGATCCCCGAAAGCTATGGCGGTGCCGGGCTCGGCTATGTCGCCTATGGGCTGGTCGCGCGCGAAGTCGAGCGCGTCGATTCGGGCTATCGCTCGGCGATGAGCGTGCAGTCGAGCCTCGTGATGCACCCGATCTACGCCTACGGGACCGAGGCGCAGAAGCGGAAATATCTGCCCAGGCTCGCGACCGGCGAATGGGTGGGCTGTTTCGGGCTTACCGAGCCCGATGCCGGCTCCGATCCCGGCGGGATGCGCACCCGCGCCGAGAAGGTGGATGGTGGCTATCGCCTGACCGGCACCAAGATGTGGATCACCAATTCGCCGATCGCAGACGTGATGGTCGTCTGGGCCAAATCCGACGCGCATGGCGGCGGGATCAAGGGCTTCGTGCTCGAACGCGGGATGAAGGGCCTGTCGACCCCCAAGATCGAAGGCAAGCTTTCGCTGCGTGCCTCGGTCACCGGCGAGATCGTGATGGACGGCGTCGAAGTGAGCGAGGACGCGCTTCTCCCCGAAGTGCAGGGGCTCAAAGGGCCGTTCGGCTGCCTCAACCGCGCGCGCTACGGCATCGCCTGGGGCACGATGGGCGCAGCCGAGGCGTGCATGCACGCGGCACGGCAATACACGCTCGATCGCGCCCAGTTCGGCAAGCCACTGGCGGCGACTCAGCTGGTGCAATTGAAGCTGGCCAACATGCAGACCGAGATCGCGCTCGGACTCCAGGCAGCGTTGCGCGCGGGGCGGATGTTCGACGAGGGAACGCTGAGCCCCGAGGCGATCAGCATCATCAAGCGCAACAATTGCGGCAAGGCGCTCGATATCGCCCGAGTCGCGCGCGACATGCACGGCGGCAACGGCATCTCCGCCGAGTTCCACGTCATGCGCCACGCGATCAACCTCGAGACGGTCAACACCTATGAGGGCACCCACGACGTCCACGGGCTGATCCTCGGCCGTGCGATCACCGGGATCGCGGCGTTCTGA
- a CDS encoding DUF2269 family protein: protein MDFYLLAKWVHVLSSTILFGFGAGTAWYLWQAHLTRDPATIASVGRMVVRADWIFTGTSGLVQPASGVYLVLHAGWSPTEPWLLAAYGLYLLAFACWVPVVDLQIRAQRLAQGAAAAGTPLPPEYARVMRRWFLLGWPAFLGLLGVFWLMIAKPPLW, encoded by the coding sequence ATGGACTTCTATCTCCTCGCCAAATGGGTCCATGTCCTGAGCAGCACGATCTTGTTCGGGTTCGGCGCGGGAACTGCCTGGTATCTGTGGCAGGCGCATCTGACGCGCGATCCCGCGACGATCGCCAGTGTCGGACGAATGGTGGTGCGGGCGGACTGGATTTTCACCGGCACCAGCGGGCTCGTCCAGCCGGCAAGCGGCGTGTATCTCGTGTTGCACGCGGGATGGTCACCCACCGAACCGTGGCTGCTGGCAGCCTATGGGCTCTATCTCCTCGCTTTCGCCTGTTGGGTGCCCGTCGTCGACTTGCAGATCCGGGCGCAGCGGCTCGCGCAAGGCGCCGCCGCCGCGGGGACGCCGCTTCCGCCTGAATATGCGCGCGTGATGCGACGCTGGTTTCTGCTCGGATGGCCGGCGTTTCTCGGCCTGCTCGGTGTCTTCTGGCTGATGATCGCCAAACCCCCGCTCTGGTAG
- a CDS encoding uroporphyrinogen-III synthase: MNRAIAVLRPEPGNRATAAAVEARGGQVIRMPLFEVLPLAWQAPNPRAFDALILTSANALRHGGAELAALRRLPVYAVGKATADAALQHGFDLAFVGEADALSLLTRAEAAGVRQALHLAGRERTIAAGGIVAEVITVYTSVRRTPDHIARLAGSIALVQSARSGAWLGELADAQRLDRSGIALVAVSARAAAAAGTGWERIVVPGERTSEALIDAAIALAD, translated from the coding sequence CAACCGCGCGACGGCTGCCGCAGTCGAGGCGCGCGGAGGCCAAGTGATTCGAATGCCGCTGTTCGAGGTGCTGCCCCTTGCCTGGCAAGCGCCCAACCCGAGAGCGTTCGACGCACTGATCCTGACCAGCGCCAATGCCCTGCGTCACGGCGGGGCGGAACTCGCAGCACTTCGCCGCTTGCCGGTATACGCCGTGGGCAAAGCGACCGCGGATGCAGCCTTGCAACACGGATTCGATCTGGCGTTCGTCGGCGAAGCGGACGCTCTTTCCCTGCTGACCAGGGCGGAAGCGGCCGGGGTTCGCCAGGCGCTGCACCTTGCCGGGCGCGAACGAACGATCGCCGCGGGCGGGATCGTTGCTGAGGTGATCACCGTCTATACCAGCGTGCGCCGCACGCCGGACCATATCGCACGCCTCGCCGGCAGTATCGCGCTGGTGCAATCCGCGCGCAGCGGCGCGTGGCTGGGCGAACTCGCCGATGCGCAGAGGCTCGACCGATCCGGAATCGCGCTGGTGGCAGTGAGTGCGCGCGCCGCGGCCGCAGCCGGGACAGGTTGGGAGCGGATTGTCGTGCCCGGCGAAAGGACCAGCGAGGCACTGATCGACGCGGCAATCGCGCTGGCCGATTGA
- a CDS encoding SDR family oxidoreductase: protein MQIMVLGAGGFIGRQILAELTLAGHQVRAVVRTPGGIEEAFPDVRFVRLDLADAITPADWMRHLSGVEMIVNAAGMLRGAEMEAVHVAAPRALYTVAAQAGVRHVVLLSAISARTDVTTDYARSKLAGEQVLRDSGLDWTILRPSLVYGDGSYGGTSLLRGMAGLPWRVPLPGDGSFSFTPIHVRDLAHAVRLVCEETRFAGRMLEPVGPETLTLRDLLTRYRAWLGFGKARYVTVPMPVMRLLGRAGDLIGSGPIASNSLEQLVAGNAGDSAAFAHAAGFKPRSLADAMRDRPAQVQDRWHARLFFLAPAIRAVLVLLWLASALLGLASSSAATAAFGDAAGLPPGSADALRIGTSLLDIAIAGLVLFDRRGRLSTLAQLATVGGYTLVLGAVMPALWLDPLGPLLKNLPILALILVHGAIGDKR from the coding sequence ATGCAGATCATGGTGCTCGGCGCGGGCGGGTTCATCGGCCGGCAAATACTGGCGGAGCTGACCTTGGCCGGCCATCAAGTGCGCGCGGTGGTTCGAACGCCCGGCGGTATCGAGGAAGCCTTTCCCGACGTGCGCTTCGTGCGACTGGACCTCGCCGATGCCATCACGCCTGCGGATTGGATGCGCCACCTTTCCGGTGTCGAAATGATCGTGAACGCCGCCGGCATGTTGCGCGGCGCGGAGATGGAGGCGGTGCATGTTGCCGCGCCGCGTGCGCTGTACACCGTCGCCGCGCAGGCAGGAGTTCGCCATGTCGTCCTGCTGTCGGCGATCAGCGCCCGCACCGACGTGACGACCGACTATGCCCGCTCGAAACTGGCCGGTGAACAGGTGCTGCGCGATTCCGGGCTCGACTGGACGATCCTCCGGCCGTCGCTGGTCTATGGCGACGGCAGCTATGGCGGCACCTCTTTGTTGCGCGGAATGGCCGGCCTGCCATGGCGCGTGCCGCTGCCGGGTGACGGAAGCTTCTCCTTCACGCCGATCCACGTCCGCGATCTTGCGCATGCGGTCCGGCTCGTCTGCGAGGAGACACGGTTCGCAGGCCGGATGCTGGAGCCGGTGGGACCGGAGACGCTTACTCTGCGCGATCTGCTGACGCGCTACCGCGCTTGGCTGGGCTTTGGCAAAGCACGGTACGTGACTGTCCCGATGCCGGTGATGCGGTTGCTCGGGCGGGCGGGCGATCTCATCGGATCGGGTCCGATCGCCAGCAACAGCCTCGAGCAGCTGGTGGCCGGCAACGCGGGGGATAGTGCGGCCTTCGCCCACGCGGCCGGTTTCAAGCCCCGCAGCCTCGCCGATGCGATGCGGGATCGGCCCGCACAAGTGCAGGATCGTTGGCACGCGCGGCTCTTCTTCCTCGCCCCGGCGATCCGCGCCGTTCTGGTCCTTCTTTGGCTCGCCTCCGCCTTGCTCGGCCTGGCGAGTAGCAGCGCCGCCACTGCTGCGTTCGGCGATGCCGCGGGACTGCCTCCAGGTTCGGCCGATGCGCTGCGGATCGGTACCAGTCTCCTCGATATCGCGATCGCCGGGCTGGTGTTGTTCGATCGCCGCGGAAGGCTGTCGACGCTCGCGCAATTGGCCACCGTCGGCGGATACACCCTGGTGCTGGGTGCCGTGATGCCTGCCTTGTGGCTCGATCCGCTCGGTCCCCTGCTCAAGAACTTGCCGATTCTGGCGCTGATCCTCGTCCATGGCGCGATCGGGGACAAACGCTGA